One region of Candidatus Methanoplasma cognatum genomic DNA includes:
- a CDS encoding zinc ribbon domain-containing protein, whose protein sequence is MTSDRENYCRLIGLNPLKESSYTYDAIDKKIAAKEGKWTKESKDKQNDLDRRFQISKWLDMVPDMRRVMKDPLLRSKEFDEGRKLLRAKASRLNRDSIILHDGSRILLPGTAENLVKKLQWDGVNKEDLISMAGIRKTSVPPIVSDKVMSAFKGLQEVHAFTPMDLLNDLIKNPDLEININPLDEGSALTQIRSSFDSCEKRVNSVRQEILPNQDSYIQSLRSLKLVLGSDQDLTNLVKYGKCMRTLEPAKQLMDEDYGQPFTREYVDEIVNRFIRKTNADPSMAISILEEYCVKRKYISNFSSKESRLATCSNCGALVESGEGVMCCSVCGSSMKIKCPQCATSQISGNKACVKCGFDFEDGFNKAKDLEKKFRIAISYGMIDEAANCISKIERVYSTYPSILEMKSELRPLSAKHAEFNNKVDLLYKQRKYHALRGAIDDAKLDFTKILNNPDIERKYEEAAQRIIEADRICEKASELKDADRVMMMYVTAVELCPDHPIAKAMMKERPPESPADAVAQIREGKILLKFAVPEDRTGMTFCIFRAKDSLPIVTDETVPLADIPGSVFLDKTMDPGVDNYYSIYSKRWGILSREAASCGPVMVFREVENVSIEPIEGGLRLIYEKPKGCSRVRIWRKEGTSAAGVGEEVEIMHDGGTVIDDYGLKGGMKYHYLFVAEYINKGRTERSMGAAFSFTTTKFPEPVRDMEIRWNKADGSFTAKWKSKEKVVLYSSPRKVNMFGRMVKFEDLNAWMKEIQPLEVYENGMRFLLPDGAVQYIYPMIPAGKVAVRGKDIMVANLKPFRDVEKRISGNDCCLTMTWPTGAESAVIVIKESSVASGPDDLDAERITITRDAYDKDKMVRIPMGNSKKRVITIYAVYDVSGERMPSRGMSLDIFSGAYTKVRYSLAAEGISRTDTKMILSIDTDPSVKELPPVSAVAVKEGIPLKIWEGETMWSSNRPVPIVSGRNVTVFTVKDRIDISKVRLFFVNEEDYNLFRFIHPLYKEK, encoded by the coding sequence ATGACAAGTGACAGAGAGAACTACTGTCGCCTTATAGGACTTAATCCTCTGAAGGAAAGCTCGTACACCTACGACGCGATAGATAAGAAGATAGCCGCCAAAGAAGGCAAGTGGACAAAAGAGAGCAAGGACAAACAGAACGACCTTGACCGCAGGTTCCAGATAAGCAAATGGCTGGACATGGTCCCCGACATGCGCCGGGTGATGAAAGACCCCCTGCTCAGATCCAAAGAGTTCGACGAAGGCCGGAAACTTCTCAGAGCTAAGGCCTCAAGGCTTAACAGAGACTCCATCATACTGCATGACGGCAGCCGCATTCTGCTGCCGGGCACCGCCGAGAACCTCGTAAAGAAACTGCAATGGGACGGCGTTAACAAAGAGGACCTTATCAGCATGGCAGGCATCAGGAAGACATCCGTCCCGCCGATCGTCAGCGACAAGGTCATGTCCGCCTTCAAAGGGCTGCAGGAAGTTCACGCCTTCACACCCATGGACCTCCTGAACGACCTCATAAAGAATCCCGATCTGGAGATCAACATCAATCCGCTTGACGAAGGGAGCGCCCTCACTCAGATAAGGTCCTCATTCGATTCATGCGAGAAGAGAGTGAACAGCGTAAGGCAGGAGATACTCCCTAACCAGGATTCGTACATACAGTCGCTGAGGTCCCTCAAGCTGGTTCTGGGCTCCGACCAGGACCTCACCAACCTGGTGAAATACGGTAAATGCATGAGGACCCTCGAGCCCGCGAAACAGCTGATGGACGAGGACTACGGGCAGCCCTTCACAAGAGAATATGTGGATGAGATCGTGAACAGATTCATCCGCAAAACGAACGCCGATCCGTCAATGGCGATATCCATACTCGAAGAGTACTGCGTGAAGAGGAAATACATCTCCAATTTCTCATCCAAAGAAAGCAGGCTTGCAACGTGTTCAAACTGCGGCGCCCTCGTCGAATCCGGAGAGGGCGTGATGTGCTGCTCGGTCTGCGGTTCCAGCATGAAGATCAAATGCCCGCAGTGCGCGACCAGTCAGATATCCGGGAACAAAGCCTGCGTTAAATGCGGCTTCGATTTCGAGGACGGCTTCAACAAAGCAAAGGACCTTGAGAAGAAGTTCAGGATCGCCATATCGTACGGAATGATCGACGAGGCCGCGAACTGCATATCGAAGATAGAGCGCGTTTACTCCACATACCCGTCGATACTTGAGATGAAGAGCGAGCTCAGACCGCTCTCCGCAAAGCATGCGGAGTTCAACAACAAAGTTGACCTCCTTTACAAACAAAGGAAGTACCACGCGCTGAGGGGCGCCATCGACGACGCGAAGCTGGACTTCACAAAGATACTGAACAATCCCGACATCGAGAGAAAATACGAGGAGGCGGCGCAGAGGATAATAGAGGCGGACCGGATATGCGAGAAGGCCTCCGAACTGAAGGATGCGGACCGTGTCATGATGATGTACGTCACCGCGGTCGAGCTGTGTCCGGACCACCCTATCGCCAAAGCGATGATGAAGGAGCGTCCCCCGGAGTCCCCCGCCGACGCGGTGGCTCAGATCAGAGAGGGAAAGATACTGCTGAAATTCGCCGTTCCGGAGGACAGGACGGGAATGACGTTCTGCATCTTCAGAGCGAAAGATTCCTTGCCTATCGTAACGGACGAGACCGTTCCTCTGGCGGATATCCCCGGGAGCGTGTTCCTGGACAAGACGATGGATCCGGGCGTCGACAATTACTATTCGATCTATTCAAAAAGATGGGGGATCCTCTCCAGAGAGGCGGCCTCCTGCGGCCCGGTGATGGTCTTCAGAGAAGTGGAGAACGTAAGCATCGAGCCCATCGAGGGGGGATTGAGACTGATATACGAAAAGCCCAAAGGCTGTTCGAGGGTGCGCATATGGAGAAAAGAAGGCACCAGCGCCGCCGGCGTCGGAGAAGAAGTGGAAATAATGCACGACGGCGGGACGGTCATAGACGATTACGGTCTGAAGGGCGGAATGAAATACCACTACCTTTTCGTTGCCGAATACATAAACAAGGGACGCACCGAAAGATCCATGGGCGCCGCATTCTCCTTCACCACCACAAAGTTCCCGGAACCTGTAAGGGATATGGAGATCAGATGGAACAAAGCGGACGGCTCCTTCACGGCTAAATGGAAGAGCAAGGAAAAGGTCGTCCTGTATTCGTCGCCTAGAAAAGTGAACATGTTCGGAAGGATGGTCAAGTTCGAAGACCTCAACGCATGGATGAAAGAGATACAGCCTCTGGAGGTATATGAGAACGGAATGAGGTTCTTACTCCCGGACGGCGCGGTGCAGTACATTTACCCCATGATACCCGCGGGGAAGGTGGCCGTAAGAGGCAAGGACATCATGGTGGCCAACCTGAAACCCTTCAGGGACGTAGAGAAGAGGATAAGCGGGAACGACTGCTGTCTGACGATGACATGGCCGACCGGAGCGGAGTCGGCGGTAATTGTGATCAAGGAATCGTCTGTCGCATCCGGCCCGGATGATCTGGACGCGGAAAGGATCACCATTACCAGGGACGCTTACGACAAAGACAAGATGGTAAGGATACCGATGGGCAACTCGAAGAAACGGGTCATAACCATATATGCCGTTTACGACGTGTCCGGGGAGAGGATGCCTTCACGAGGAATGAGCTTGGATATCTTTTCCGGAGCGTACACCAAAGTAAGATACTCTCTGGCGGCCGAAGGGATATCGAGGACGGATACAAAGATGATCCTGAGCATCGACACCGACCCGTCGGTAAAAGAGCTTCCCCCCGTATCGGCGGTAGCGGTCAAAGAAGGTATACCGCTCAAGATCTGGGAAGGAGAGACGATGTGGTCGTCCAACAGGCCGGTGCCGATCGTTTCGGGAAGGAATGTGACCGTTTTCACGGTGAAAGACAGGATAGACATCAGCAAGGTGAGACTTTTCTTCGTCAACGAGGAGGATTACAACCTGTTCAGGTTCATACACCCGCTGTACAAGGAGAAGTGA
- the grpE gene encoding nucleotide exchange factor GrpE produces MTEKKRSSKTSRLKNFLVTGTIEDEEGHWDISEGEEPREDGMESVMSSSAEGPPEEEVIIEDIVIETATAEPVREDTPYRAASTWADAGSLTEEIAELKEMVAVLTSELGKYTTSKEQLREYSTVMNKRDAELANRKFIGMLEQLSIMREDFFKLCKGMNAKMDSFSPKDILSSFEAYGVDMENILVDCGVQIGQSKYERLNTIHQRIVGVIPTSDESMNGMIAERVSDGYVYQGRVLQKEKVKIYKFSENKIREGDEEK; encoded by the coding sequence ATGACCGAAAAAAAGAGATCCAGCAAGACCAGCAGGCTGAAGAACTTCCTCGTCACCGGAACCATCGAGGACGAGGAAGGGCACTGGGATATATCCGAGGGAGAAGAGCCTCGGGAAGATGGTATGGAATCAGTGATGAGCTCTTCCGCCGAGGGGCCGCCCGAAGAGGAAGTCATCATAGAGGACATCGTGATAGAAACAGCGACCGCGGAACCGGTACGGGAAGACACCCCGTACAGGGCGGCGTCTACCTGGGCGGATGCGGGCTCTCTCACAGAGGAGATCGCCGAACTCAAAGAGATGGTCGCCGTCCTGACATCGGAACTGGGAAAATACACCACCTCTAAGGAACAGCTGAGAGAATACTCAACGGTCATGAACAAAAGAGATGCGGAACTTGCGAACAGGAAGTTCATCGGGATGCTGGAACAGCTTTCCATAATGAGAGAGGACTTCTTCAAGCTCTGCAAAGGAATGAACGCTAAAATGGACAGTTTCTCACCAAAAGACATACTCAGTTCGTTCGAAGCGTACGGGGTCGACATGGAGAACATCCTCGTCGACTGCGGCGTGCAGATCGGCCAGAGCAAGTACGAGAGACTGAACACAATACACCAAAGAATCGTCGGCGTTATACCAACCAGCGATGAATCTATGAACGGTATGATAGCAGAGAGGGTGTCGGACGGGTACGTGTACCAGGGACGCGTCCTCCAAAAGGAAAAGGTGAAAATCTATAAGTTTTCTGAAAACAAGATAAGAGAAGGAGATGAGGAGAAATGA